The Glutamicibacter mishrai DNA window CCGCCGGGCATGACCTCGCGGGCCTCGGCAAAGAGCTGTTCAGAGTTCGACATCGGTCTTACTTACCTTCCTTGAGCCAGCCGGCAACTTCGGCTGCGTAGTATGTGAGGATCTGCTGGGCGCCGGCCCGCTTGATGGACAGCAATGATTCGAGCACCGATGCCTTGCGGTCGATCCAGCCATTGGCGCTGGCCGCTTCGATCATCGAGTACTCGCCGGAGATCTGGTAGGCGGAGACCGGTACCGGAGAGAATTCAGCGATATCGCGCACGATGTCCAGGTAGCTCATGGCAGGCTTGACCATGATCATGTCGGCGCCCTCGGCGATATCCAATTCGGCTTCGATCACTGCTTCGCTGCGGTTGGCCGAATCCATCTGGTAGGTGCGGCGATCGCCCTGCAGCTGGGAGTCGACGGCCTCGCGGAATGGGCCGTAGAAGGCACTGGCATATTTTGCGCTGTAGGCCAACAGGGATACGTCCTGGCGTCCGGCGGCATCCAGGGCCTGGCGGATCACGCCGATCTGGCCGTCCATCATGCCCGATGGGCCGAGCATGTGGGCGCCAGCCTGCGCCTGCGCCACGGCCATCTGGCCATAGATTTCCAAGGTCGCATCGTTGTCCACGACGCCGTTGGCATCAAGCACGCCGCAGTGCCCGTGGGAGGTGAATTCGTCCAGGCACACATCGGACATGACAACCAGTTCATCGCCTACTTCGGCGCGGACCGCGGCGATGCCCTGGTTGAGGATGCCCTGCGGGTCCAGTCCCGCGGAACCGGTTTCGTCGCGTTCCTCGGGGATGCCGAAGAGCATGATGCCGCCCAGTCCGCGTTCAGCGGCGTCGTTGGCGGCGGCCTTGAGCGAGTCCATGGAGTGCTGGAATACCCCTGGCATGGAGGTGATCTCGTTGGGCTGGCTCAATCCTTCGCGCACAAAGGCAGGGAGGATCAGCTGGCGTGCCGAAAGCTCGTTTTCGGCGACCAGCCGGCGAATGGCAGGATTCTGCCGCAACCGGCGGGGACGATGCTGTGGGAAACCCATCGCTCTACTTTCTATCT harbors:
- the hemB gene encoding porphobilinogen synthase, which translates into the protein MGFPQHRPRRLRQNPAIRRLVAENELSARQLILPAFVREGLSQPNEITSMPGVFQHSMDSLKAAANDAAERGLGGIMLFGIPEERDETGSAGLDPQGILNQGIAAVRAEVGDELVVMSDVCLDEFTSHGHCGVLDANGVVDNDATLEIYGQMAVAQAQAGAHMLGPSGMMDGQIGVIRQALDAAGRQDVSLLAYSAKYASAFYGPFREAVDSQLQGDRRTYQMDSANRSEAVIEAELDIAEGADMIMVKPAMSYLDIVRDIAEFSPVPVSAYQISGEYSMIEAASANGWIDRKASVLESLLSIKRAGAQQILTYYAAEVAGWLKEGK